From Varibaculum massiliense, a single genomic window includes:
- a CDS encoding peptidoglycan D,D-transpeptidase FtsI family protein, whose protein sequence is MNPQIKRLFFVVFVMFLSLMVACTYIQFLGADSLNADGRNSRAFYRSKYIERGPIMVGENAIAASEPTQDSTGYRKRYHRVYSDQAPLYSNLTGYLSPGGNATGLERLQNSVLMGEASSQALSQILKYAAGENQKGGGVRLTINPKIQQAAAQALGNRKGAAVAINYQTGAILAAVTTPRFDPNTLASGSEEESQKTQKALNSDPAQPMLDRALRGEYPPGSSFKIITAAAALEQGIRSPEGEVDAPVSVPLPGSNARISNVESTNCGNGSPTFSYAFALSCNTPFATIAHDLGYEALKQQAEDFGFNPKTALNVPLPVQKPYFPTADPGLASTMMSAIGQYEVRTSPLMMATVAGAVANQGTQVRPFLVASELGPDGKETRNYRSGGTLGRPISKEVSQQLREMMIQTVTEGTGKAGSVSGVEMGAKTGTAEIASGKTDAWYVGWADIPDYPLAFAVVVEGDSANPTPHGGPVSGPIAKTIIQAAMNHD, encoded by the coding sequence ATGAATCCGCAGATTAAACGACTTTTCTTCGTAGTTTTCGTAATGTTTTTATCGCTGATGGTGGCGTGTACCTATATCCAGTTCTTAGGCGCGGATTCCCTCAACGCGGATGGACGAAACTCTCGCGCCTTTTACCGCTCCAAATATATTGAACGCGGCCCTATTATGGTGGGCGAAAACGCGATTGCGGCTTCAGAGCCTACGCAAGACTCTACCGGCTATCGCAAGCGCTACCACCGGGTTTACTCTGATCAGGCACCGCTTTACTCTAACCTGACCGGTTATCTTTCCCCGGGAGGCAATGCCACCGGGCTCGAGCGGCTACAGAACTCAGTTCTTATGGGGGAAGCCTCTAGCCAGGCATTATCCCAAATACTTAAGTACGCGGCGGGAGAAAACCAGAAGGGCGGAGGGGTACGCCTAACTATTAACCCCAAGATTCAACAGGCCGCCGCGCAAGCGCTGGGGAACCGCAAGGGCGCCGCCGTCGCAATCAATTACCAGACGGGCGCAATCCTGGCGGCGGTCACTACCCCCCGTTTTGACCCCAATACCCTAGCTAGCGGCAGCGAGGAAGAGTCACAAAAGACGCAAAAAGCACTGAACTCAGATCCGGCACAGCCAATGCTAGATCGAGCACTGCGCGGAGAATACCCTCCTGGATCCTCCTTCAAAATTATTACCGCTGCCGCTGCCCTTGAACAGGGAATTCGCTCCCCCGAGGGTGAGGTTGACGCCCCGGTATCGGTACCTTTACCCGGTTCAAATGCCAGGATTTCTAATGTTGAGTCCACCAATTGCGGAAACGGTAGCCCAACTTTTAGTTACGCCTTTGCGCTTTCATGCAATACGCCCTTCGCTACCATTGCTCATGATTTAGGATATGAAGCTTTAAAGCAACAAGCTGAAGATTTTGGTTTCAACCCAAAAACTGCTTTGAATGTACCTCTACCGGTGCAAAAACCTTATTTTCCCACTGCTGACCCCGGCCTAGCCTCTACCATGATGAGCGCAATCGGGCAATATGAGGTGCGGACTTCTCCATTAATGATGGCAACGGTAGCTGGAGCGGTAGCGAATCAAGGCACTCAAGTACGTCCCTTCTTGGTGGCGTCCGAGCTGGGACCAGATGGCAAAGAAACCCGCAACTACCGCTCCGGCGGTACTTTGGGCAGGCCTATTTCCAAAGAGGTATCCCAGCAGCTACGCGAAATGATGATCCAAACGGTAACGGAAGGCACCGGCAAGGCTGGCAGTGTTTCCGGGGTGGAAATGGGCGCCAAGACCGGAACTGCCGAGATTGCTTCCGGCAAAACCGATGCCTGGTATGTGGGTTGGGCAGATATTCCCGACTATCCCCTAGCATTTGCGGTGGTAGTTGAGGGCGATTCTGCTAATCCGACTCCCCACGGTGGCCCAGTTAGCGGACCGATTGCCAAAACTATTATCCAGGCGGCGATGAACCATGACTGA
- a CDS encoding serine/threonine-protein kinase produces the protein MTDSRVLPVPPHGRKAEMSTPLDPVTASTQQATSAQKAIAALKVGMKISGRYLLLSRLAIGGMGEVWQSLDEKTGERLALKILRPELAGKKLFLSRLRIEAYNASRVHHPNLAAVHASGEDGGLGWISMELVDGVSLTEILDRERTLDSDFLLSVLYQTADALSAVHSAGIVHRDIKPGNIMVTPTGEVKLTDFGISKAPGQANLTQVGMVMGTAQYLPPEQAMGQPATPAGDLYALGIIAYEALVGKRPFGGEKPVDIAFAHVNKPVPALPESVPTELCELVMQLLEKEPQNRLSSADDLMQRLEEVQFALSHPGHKEPEQPGAQQAPELSPPVEEAELSPSETGALSAPAADLETLSEDLEELAELEQANQDSTAVEKVTEQAPSSPASSSPLPAETTPASATSPASSWQPPFAASWPKEEDGSRMLYLSGGTVPAPQVLPNSIPLPEGAWAQRLRQRERPREFAEMIPPVSASRPRSQMKRLRALPQVFNWRKAPAPPRYATPNALETDKTSSSLAAPLVSWSRRLESQIGLHQADPLDAEVARLRRPYEKVVPFSRKWWSQDVSRARHGRRNQRSVLPLVLVTLLLWILVTALSLGAGLLFSAAKSPAHPNQTAMIKIVSEQKEDTWQILHTA, from the coding sequence ATGACTGATAGCCGCGTTTTACCTGTTCCGCCACACGGGCGCAAAGCAGAAATGTCCACCCCCCTGGATCCAGTCACCGCTTCTACCCAGCAAGCAACCAGCGCCCAAAAAGCGATAGCCGCTTTGAAGGTGGGAATGAAGATTTCCGGTCGCTACCTACTACTTTCTCGCCTAGCCATTGGCGGTATGGGAGAAGTTTGGCAGTCCCTAGATGAAAAAACCGGGGAAAGACTGGCGCTAAAAATTCTGCGTCCAGAGCTGGCAGGAAAGAAACTTTTCCTCTCCCGCCTGCGGATTGAAGCCTACAACGCTTCTAGGGTGCATCACCCTAACTTGGCGGCAGTTCACGCTTCCGGCGAGGATGGCGGGCTGGGGTGGATCAGTATGGAACTGGTTGATGGGGTTTCCCTAACCGAAATCCTTGACCGGGAACGCACCTTAGACAGTGATTTTCTACTTTCGGTGTTGTACCAAACCGCGGATGCCCTCAGCGCAGTTCATAGCGCTGGGATTGTGCACCGAGATATAAAACCCGGAAACATAATGGTTACCCCTACTGGAGAAGTAAAACTTACCGATTTCGGGATTTCCAAAGCACCTGGGCAAGCCAATTTAACCCAGGTGGGAATGGTAATGGGTACTGCCCAATATCTGCCCCCCGAACAAGCTATGGGACAGCCAGCTACGCCAGCGGGTGACCTTTATGCATTGGGGATTATCGCCTATGAAGCTCTAGTTGGAAAGCGACCCTTTGGTGGGGAAAAACCGGTAGACATCGCTTTTGCCCACGTTAACAAACCAGTTCCGGCGCTACCGGAGTCAGTTCCGACTGAGCTGTGCGAATTAGTAATGCAGCTTTTGGAAAAGGAACCGCAAAATCGCCTGTCCAGCGCAGATGATTTGATGCAGCGTCTGGAGGAAGTACAGTTTGCTCTTTCTCATCCAGGTCATAAGGAACCGGAACAGCCCGGTGCCCAGCAGGCACCGGAGCTGTCTCCACCTGTGGAAGAGGCAGAACTTAGCCCCAGTGAAACTGGAGCGCTTTCCGCGCCAGCTGCTGATTTAGAAACTCTCTCAGAAGATTTAGAGGAACTAGCCGAGCTCGAGCAGGCAAATCAAGACTCCACTGCCGTTGAAAAAGTTACTGAACAAGCACCCTCTTCCCCCGCCTCCTCCTCACCTCTGCCTGCCGAAACTACCCCTGCCTCTGCTACTTCCCCCGCCTCCAGCTGGCAGCCTCCCTTTGCTGCTTCGTGGCCGAAAGAAGAAGACGGGTCACGAATGCTATATCTTTCCGGAGGCACCGTTCCCGCTCCCCAAGTGCTCCCTAACTCGATTCCTCTTCCGGAGGGCGCGTGGGCTCAGCGCCTGCGCCAACGGGAACGTCCCCGCGAATTTGCCGAGATGATTCCCCCGGTTTCCGCTTCTCGTCCGCGTTCCCAAATGAAAAGGCTGCGAGCCTTGCCCCAAGTTTTTAACTGGCGGAAAGCCCCAGCTCCTCCTCGTTACGCCACGCCCAACGCTCTCGAAACTGACAAGACCTCCTCTTCGCTAGCTGCGCCTTTAGTTTCTTGGAGTCGCCGGCTGGAATCTCAAATTGGTTTGCATCAAGCAGACCCCCTAGACGCCGAGGTAGCGCGGCTGCGGCGTCCCTACGAAAAGGTAGTCCCCTTCAGCCGAAAATGGTGGAGCCAAGATGTTTCCCGCGCCCGGCACGGACGGCGAAATCAGCGTTCGGTGTTACCCCTAGTTTTGGTTACTTTATTGTTATGGATTCTGGTAACCGCCCTAAGCCTGGGAGCTGGCTTACTCTTTTCAGCCGCTAAGTCCCCGGCACACCCCAATCAAACAGCTATGATAAAGATAGTTTCGGAACAAAAGGAAGACACATGGCAGATTCTCCATACCGCATAG
- the pknB gene encoding Stk1 family PASTA domain-containing Ser/Thr kinase, producing the protein MADSPYRIGGGRYEIRSLIGRGGMAEVHQAYDTLLSRVVAIKMLRIDLAKDSVFLTRFRREALASASLNHENIVQVYDTGEQVVTTPEGTEVHVPYIVMELVEGHTVHQLLTDGQPVPINEAVEIMTGVLNALEYSHKRGLVHRDIKPGNVMITNTGKIKVMDFGIARALEDSGQTMTSTDAVVGTAQYLSPEQARGETVDTRSDLYSCGCMLFELLTGRAPFKGDSAVSVAYQHVAEMPPLPSSIASDISPELDRMVMKSLAKLPEERYQDAASMRSDMVRAAAGAEISAPMLPPLPVSTPTEGFMQPQASYPPAQWSQVLEEDPEQEEEDEEAARKKKRKKINWAVVIGIIVAAALIAAVWWLIASGKNQEPEQVTIPKEIIGMSAIEAQRTLEDLGLTMEQGPAVASDEVDKGKVAKTDPDPGTEVDPGSTVTIHLSSGAAEITVPDVSGQTQDAARKTLEDAGLRVGSVKYEDDAKTAAERVIRTTPEAGSSANKDDEVILVLSSGYVSIDSAQVVGKSQQEGLRYLAGLGLQTNTVTQETSQAPNGQIISVEPSGRVKNGTSVTVKVAKTPPQQSSAPSQPANNSSEEPAEPNP; encoded by the coding sequence ATGGCAGATTCTCCATACCGCATAGGCGGAGGCCGCTACGAGATTCGTTCCCTAATCGGCAGGGGCGGGATGGCCGAGGTACATCAGGCTTATGATACCTTGCTTTCTCGGGTTGTCGCCATCAAGATGCTACGTATTGACCTGGCAAAAGATTCGGTGTTCTTAACCCGCTTCCGGCGCGAAGCCCTGGCATCTGCTTCCTTGAATCACGAGAATATCGTCCAGGTCTACGACACTGGCGAACAGGTAGTCACTACCCCGGAGGGCACCGAAGTACACGTCCCCTATATAGTAATGGAGCTGGTAGAGGGGCATACAGTCCATCAATTGCTGACCGATGGTCAACCGGTTCCCATCAACGAAGCAGTAGAAATTATGACCGGGGTGCTTAACGCCCTGGAATATTCCCACAAACGCGGGTTAGTACACCGCGACATTAAACCCGGCAACGTGATGATTACCAACACCGGCAAGATCAAGGTGATGGATTTCGGGATTGCCCGCGCTTTAGAAGATTCTGGTCAAACCATGACCAGCACGGATGCCGTGGTAGGCACCGCGCAATACCTGTCTCCGGAACAGGCACGGGGGGAAACCGTTGACACCCGCTCGGATCTTTATTCTTGCGGTTGTATGCTTTTTGAACTGCTGACCGGCAGGGCCCCTTTTAAAGGTGATTCCGCAGTTTCTGTTGCTTATCAACATGTAGCGGAAATGCCCCCACTTCCCTCTTCAATTGCGTCCGATATCAGTCCCGAACTTGATCGAATGGTGATGAAGTCCTTGGCTAAACTGCCAGAAGAACGCTATCAGGATGCTGCCTCTATGCGTTCAGATATGGTCAGGGCGGCAGCGGGCGCCGAAATTTCTGCCCCGATGTTGCCTCCGTTGCCAGTTAGCACCCCAACTGAAGGTTTTATGCAACCCCAGGCTTCCTATCCTCCTGCCCAATGGTCACAGGTATTAGAAGAAGACCCTGAACAGGAAGAAGAGGACGAAGAAGCTGCCCGTAAAAAGAAGCGGAAGAAAATAAATTGGGCAGTAGTTATCGGGATAATAGTTGCTGCCGCGCTGATAGCTGCGGTGTGGTGGCTGATTGCCTCCGGTAAGAACCAAGAACCAGAGCAGGTGACCATTCCGAAAGAGATTATCGGGATGAGCGCAATTGAAGCGCAACGCACCCTAGAGGATCTGGGATTAACCATGGAACAGGGACCTGCTGTTGCCTCCGATGAGGTAGACAAAGGGAAAGTGGCTAAAACCGACCCTGACCCGGGAACTGAGGTTGATCCCGGATCTACGGTAACTATTCATTTATCTTCGGGAGCTGCCGAAATTACCGTACCTGATGTGTCGGGGCAGACCCAGGATGCTGCTCGAAAGACTCTGGAAGATGCAGGTTTGCGAGTGGGATCCGTCAAATACGAGGACGATGCCAAGACGGCAGCCGAGCGGGTAATCCGCACTACCCCGGAAGCAGGCAGTTCCGCCAACAAAGATGATGAAGTCATTTTGGTGCTTTCCTCTGGCTACGTTTCTATTGATTCTGCTCAGGTAGTGGGTAAGAGCCAACAGGAGGGATTAAGATATCTGGCAGGTTTGGGTTTGCAGACCAATACGGTTACCCAGGAAACCAGTCAGGCGCCCAATGGACAGATTATTTCGGTAGAGCCTTCCGGCAGGGTGAAAAACGGTACTTCGGTAACAGTTAAGGTAGCGAAGACCCCACCGCAGCAGTCAAGCGCACCCTCGCAACCGGCAAATAACAGTTCCGAGGAACCGGCTGAACCAAACCCCTAA
- a CDS encoding class E sortase, with product MSRKTQQVRPDKTKRRSRFDPIAAFGELLIIVGLIFGLFAFWDVFVTDWQVANYNHEALSSFQKNTKSCPNRISQDERKSAPPSIGIKQENETLGALHVPKWNYMVIPVKEGTTQLILNTGAAGHYETTALPGQIGNFSVAAHRRSFGSNFRRIDVLKPGDTVVMETADEWLVYKVRNHKIVRPTQSDVILPVPEKPGEQPTERLMTMTTCNPEYGNWERYIVHLEFDHWVPRKSGIPKELAEGGNACAG from the coding sequence ATGAGTAGAAAAACCCAGCAAGTGCGGCCAGATAAAACAAAACGCCGTAGCCGTTTTGACCCCATCGCGGCGTTCGGGGAACTGCTGATTATTGTGGGACTAATATTCGGATTATTCGCTTTTTGGGATGTGTTTGTCACAGACTGGCAGGTGGCTAACTATAATCATGAAGCCTTGAGCTCATTCCAGAAAAATACTAAGAGTTGTCCCAACCGTATTTCCCAGGACGAGCGTAAAAGCGCTCCTCCCAGTATCGGAATAAAACAAGAAAATGAGACCCTGGGAGCGCTGCATGTCCCAAAATGGAACTATATGGTGATTCCAGTTAAAGAAGGCACCACCCAATTGATTTTGAATACCGGGGCTGCCGGACACTACGAAACCACCGCATTACCAGGACAAATTGGGAATTTCTCGGTGGCTGCTCACCGCAGATCCTTCGGATCTAACTTCCGGCGTATTGACGTGTTGAAACCCGGGGACACTGTGGTGATGGAAACTGCAGATGAATGGCTGGTCTATAAAGTCAGGAATCATAAAATTGTGCGACCGACCCAATCGGACGTGATTTTACCGGTTCCAGAAAAGCCAGGGGAGCAGCCCACCGAACGGCTAATGACCATGACCACCTGTAATCCCGAATATGGGAACTGGGAACGCTATATTGTGCACCTGGAATTTGACCATTGGGTGCCTCGAAAGAGCGGTATCCCCAAGGAACTGGCAGAAGGAGGCAACGCATGTGCGGGCTAA
- a CDS encoding cell division protein CrgA: MPESRKRKGAKPHRSQQPEELNKSWAADMKPSPSWWAPLSVALMLIGLVLVVVYYISSGGYPIPSAGNWNLALGLGVAFGGFLMLLRWK, encoded by the coding sequence GTGCCGGAGTCTCGTAAGCGCAAGGGCGCTAAGCCTCACCGCTCCCAGCAGCCCGAAGAGTTAAATAAGTCATGGGCTGCCGATATGAAGCCATCTCCCAGCTGGTGGGCACCCCTTTCAGTGGCACTAATGCTGATTGGGCTGGTTCTAGTCGTGGTTTACTATATTTCTTCTGGTGGCTACCCTATCCCCAGTGCCGGTAACTGGAATTTGGCTTTAGGTCTCGGTGTGGCCTTCGGTGGCTTCTTAATGCTTCTGCGCTGGAAGTAA
- the iolG gene encoding inositol 2-dehydrogenase produces MLKFGLLGAGRIGHVHAKTLAANPDASLEVVFDIRQDVADALAKEYGGRGVTDEKEIWDNPDIDAVIIGSPTPLHVPHIIAAAKSGKAALCEKPVAMETAKVEELREALKGLDPTVMMGFNRRFDPSFARVKELMDKGEIGKIEQVTIISRDPAAPPADYIKVSGGIFKDMTIHDFDMARFLLGDIETVTTIPQNLDPEIAACNDYDAAVIVLTAKSGAVATIINNRHCATGYDQRLEVTGHEGQLNADNMRPTTVSLSKDSYSLSREPYLDFFLTRYADAYAAELNQFIAIVKEGGKPSPSIEDGAQALLLAEAAEKSAREQRPVKVGE; encoded by the coding sequence ATGTTGAAATTTGGATTACTGGGAGCCGGACGAATCGGGCATGTTCACGCTAAAACCCTAGCCGCCAACCCAGATGCTTCTCTAGAAGTGGTTTTTGATATTCGCCAGGATGTCGCTGACGCCCTAGCAAAGGAATACGGCGGACGGGGAGTAACAGACGAGAAGGAAATTTGGGACAACCCGGACATCGATGCGGTAATCATTGGTTCCCCGACACCGCTGCACGTTCCGCATATCATCGCTGCCGCTAAATCCGGTAAAGCCGCGCTTTGCGAAAAGCCGGTAGCCATGGAAACCGCGAAAGTTGAAGAACTGCGTGAGGCGCTCAAGGGGCTAGATCCCACGGTGATGATGGGATTCAACCGCCGCTTTGACCCTTCTTTTGCGCGGGTAAAAGAGCTTATGGATAAGGGCGAGATCGGTAAAATTGAGCAGGTAACCATTATTTCGCGTGACCCGGCCGCCCCGCCTGCCGACTACATCAAGGTCTCCGGGGGAATCTTCAAAGACATGACCATCCACGATTTCGATATGGCACGCTTCCTGTTGGGCGATATTGAAACCGTAACCACCATTCCTCAGAATCTGGATCCAGAGATTGCCGCTTGCAACGACTATGACGCCGCGGTGATTGTACTGACCGCTAAGTCGGGTGCGGTAGCCACGATTATTAATAATCGCCACTGCGCTACCGGCTATGACCAGCGCCTGGAAGTAACCGGACACGAGGGACAGCTTAATGCCGATAACATGCGCCCCACCACGGTTTCGCTGTCCAAGGATAGCTATTCGCTTTCCCGTGAACCCTATCTGGACTTCTTCTTGACTCGCTACGCCGATGCCTACGCAGCTGAGCTCAACCAGTTCATTGCAATCGTTAAAGAGGGCGGCAAGCCTAGCCCCTCTATCGAGGATGGCGCCCAGGCGTTACTGCTGGCAGAGGCGGCAGAAAAGTCGGCCCGCGAGCAGCGCCCAGTTAAAGTCGGCGAATAG
- a CDS encoding sugar phosphate isomerase/epimerase family protein, giving the protein MKIAGAPISWGVCEVPGWGYQMTPQRVLTEMKEIGLTATEFGPQGWLPIEAAARAEEVSKYDLKPVGAFFLAIMHDPEVDPIPAVKKELEAFKVAGGEYLILAADSGRDGYDDRPVLDDEGWKTLFGNLDKITDVCAEAGVKACVHPHWGTMIQNDCEIRKMLDESKVALCLDTGHMVCGGCDPEAIVKEYPGRTVIVHAKDVHKEMTDKLLPGEITWSQGVKAGMFAPIGEGDIDFGTIVAELDKAGFDGYYVLEQDIMIDEEPPAGGGPKVNAEKSLKALQKLAG; this is encoded by the coding sequence ATGAAGATTGCGGGAGCTCCTATTTCTTGGGGCGTATGTGAGGTACCGGGCTGGGGATATCAGATGACCCCGCAGCGGGTGCTGACCGAAATGAAGGAAATTGGTTTAACCGCCACCGAATTCGGACCTCAGGGCTGGCTGCCGATTGAGGCTGCCGCGCGCGCCGAAGAGGTAAGCAAATATGATCTCAAGCCGGTAGGAGCTTTCTTCCTGGCAATTATGCATGATCCGGAAGTCGACCCCATCCCGGCAGTGAAGAAAGAGCTAGAAGCATTCAAGGTTGCTGGCGGGGAATACCTGATCTTGGCAGCCGATTCTGGTCGTGATGGCTATGATGACCGCCCGGTATTGGATGACGAAGGTTGGAAGACTCTGTTCGGTAACCTGGACAAAATCACCGATGTTTGCGCCGAGGCGGGAGTAAAAGCCTGCGTACACCCCCACTGGGGAACCATGATTCAAAATGACTGCGAGATCCGCAAGATGCTTGACGAATCCAAGGTGGCACTGTGCTTGGACACCGGTCACATGGTCTGTGGCGGCTGCGATCCGGAAGCAATCGTCAAGGAATACCCCGGTCGCACCGTAATCGTGCACGCCAAGGATGTACACAAGGAAATGACCGACAAGCTGCTTCCGGGTGAGATTACCTGGTCTCAGGGCGTTAAAGCCGGTATGTTTGCTCCTATCGGCGAGGGCGATATTGACTTCGGCACTATTGTGGCGGAACTGGATAAGGCCGGTTTCGATGGCTATTACGTGTTGGAACAGGACATCATGATTGACGAGGAGCCCCCGGCTGGTGGCGGCCCGAAAGTTAACGCAGAAAAGTCCCTAAAGGCACTGCAAAAACTGGCTGGCTAG
- the rpmG gene encoding 50S ribosomal protein L33: protein MASKSSDVRPKITLACSECKERNYITKKNRRNNPDRLELKKYCPRCRKSTLHKETR from the coding sequence ATGGCCAGCAAGTCGTCCGACGTCCGCCCAAAGATCACCTTGGCGTGCAGCGAGTGCAAAGAGCGTAACTACATCACCAAGAAGAATCGCCGGAATAACCCGGATCGCTTGGAACTGAAGAAGTATTGCCCGCGTTGCCGCAAGTCCACGTTGCATAAGGAAACCCGCTAA
- a CDS encoding ABC transporter substrate-binding protein → MKRKLAVLAAISLTSLGLAACSSGSGSAADPAADPGEKGFDVSTIKADPAVEKLVPAEIKKAGVLKNGASVDYAPAEYMKSDNKTPTGYDVDMVKAIAKVMGLKDGTTTHGEFDSLIPQIGTKYDIGVSGFSITKEREAETQMVSYAELGFSYGVAKGNPKKFDPKNPCGKTVGVQTGTAQQDTIKELSKQCETDGKPAITVKEHKMQTEIVPKVTGGQYDAVLADSPVVGYAVKMSGGELELIGNAFETAKHGVVVNKDNEQLAKAVQAALQKLMDDGTLKKIFALYGSDNFVLDKAEINPKVSE, encoded by the coding sequence ATGAAACGCAAACTTGCGGTACTCGCCGCCATTTCCCTCACCTCCCTGGGCTTAGCGGCCTGCAGCTCTGGCAGCGGATCTGCCGCGGATCCGGCAGCCGATCCGGGTGAAAAAGGCTTTGACGTATCAACTATTAAAGCCGATCCTGCGGTCGAAAAACTGGTGCCGGCAGAAATCAAGAAGGCAGGAGTGCTTAAGAACGGGGCATCGGTGGACTATGCCCCTGCCGAATATATGAAATCCGACAACAAGACCCCTACCGGCTATGACGTAGATATGGTCAAAGCCATTGCCAAAGTTATGGGGTTAAAAGACGGCACCACCACTCATGGCGAGTTTGATTCTTTGATTCCCCAAATCGGAACCAAATACGACATCGGGGTTTCCGGGTTCAGCATCACCAAGGAGCGGGAAGCCGAGACCCAGATGGTTTCTTATGCGGAACTGGGCTTCTCTTACGGAGTAGCTAAAGGCAACCCCAAGAAGTTCGATCCTAAGAATCCCTGCGGAAAGACCGTGGGGGTACAGACCGGAACCGCCCAGCAGGACACCATTAAAGAGCTTTCTAAACAGTGCGAGACGGACGGCAAGCCTGCCATCACCGTGAAAGAACACAAAATGCAGACCGAGATTGTCCCCAAAGTTACCGGCGGGCAGTACGATGCGGTGCTAGCAGATTCCCCGGTGGTGGGATACGCAGTCAAAATGAGCGGCGGGGAACTGGAACTTATCGGTAACGCTTTTGAAACCGCCAAGCATGGCGTGGTCGTTAACAAAGATAACGAACAGCTGGCGAAAGCGGTACAGGCCGCCCTGCAAAAATTGATGGATGACGGAACTTTGAAGAAGATTTTCGCCCTCTACGGTTCCGATAACTTCGTCCTCGACAAAGCCGAGATTAACCCGAAAGTTTCAGAGTAG
- a CDS encoding amino acid ABC transporter permease: protein MNSQKIKDGAALTRPRPVFSPGRLVSAVVVLVLAAMLVHGLVANEKFRWDQVAIYLFHPTVLRGIMWTLILTVVSMLIGVILAVTMAIMRQSPNPIMKGVSWTYIWFFRGTPIYTQLLFWGMLPTLYSTLSLGVPFGPELLTFDTNTVISPAVAAILGLGLNEGAYLAEIVRSGLNAVDSGQEEAARALGMRRSQILRRIILPQAMRVIIPPTGNETISMLKTTSLVLAVPFTLEITFATQTIGQRLFLPIPLLLVAAIWYLTITSILMVIQSHIESYFGRGFDERTGGDKKPAGSRKMRAMAESGTTKDDPFLEYTP, encoded by the coding sequence ATGAATAGCCAAAAAATTAAAGATGGCGCCGCGCTGACCAGGCCGCGCCCGGTGTTTTCGCCGGGCCGCCTGGTTAGCGCGGTTGTAGTGCTGGTTCTGGCCGCCATGCTGGTGCATGGCCTGGTCGCCAATGAAAAGTTCCGTTGGGATCAGGTAGCCATATACCTCTTCCACCCCACAGTGTTACGCGGGATTATGTGGACATTGATTTTGACGGTAGTTTCCATGCTTATCGGGGTAATCCTGGCGGTGACTATGGCGATTATGCGCCAGTCCCCTAACCCGATTATGAAAGGGGTTTCCTGGACCTATATCTGGTTCTTTAGGGGAACTCCTATCTACACTCAGCTGCTATTTTGGGGGATGTTGCCCACCCTTTATTCCACCCTCTCGCTGGGAGTGCCGTTCGGTCCGGAACTGCTTACTTTTGACACCAACACGGTGATTAGCCCAGCGGTAGCAGCGATTTTAGGGTTGGGGCTTAACGAGGGCGCATATCTGGCAGAAATCGTGCGTTCCGGTCTAAACGCAGTAGATTCCGGGCAAGAAGAAGCCGCTCGCGCCTTAGGCATGCGGCGCAGTCAGATTCTGCGGCGGATTATTCTGCCCCAAGCCATGAGGGTAATCATTCCGCCTACCGGCAACGAAACCATTTCCATGCTGAAAACCACTTCCCTGGTCTTGGCAGTGCCGTTTACTTTGGAGATTACTTTCGCCACCCAAACCATCGGGCAGCGCCTATTCCTGCCGATTCCGTTATTGCTGGTGGCAGCGATTTGGTATTTGACGATTACTTCGATTTTGATGGTGATTCAAAGCCATATTGAAAGCTACTTCGGTCGTGGTTTTGATGAACGCACCGGTGGGGATAAGAAACCCGCCGGTTCTCGGAAGATGCGCGCGATGGCCGAATCTGGCACCACCAAAGACGATCCTTTCTTGGAGTACACCCCATGA